From a region of the Arachis ipaensis cultivar K30076 chromosome B09, Araip1.1, whole genome shotgun sequence genome:
- the LOC107617110 gene encoding pathogenesis-related protein PR-4-like, which produces MDQKIMERHLIFALLWCAVAVMVVRGQSTRNVMATYHMYHPHLIGWDLPAAKGYCSTWYANMPLTWRSKYGWATFCGPVGTHGKPSCGKCLCVTNTATGDTKTVRIVDKCGHGGINLDVNVFREIDTDGVGYKKGHLNVDYHFVDCRDHYY; this is translated from the exons ATGGATCAAAAAATTATGGAAAGGCACTTGATTTTTGCATTGTTGTGGTGCGCGGTGGCAGTAATGGTGGTGCGCGGACAAAGTACGCGCAACGTAATGGCAACCTACCATATGTACCACCCTCATCTTATTGGTTGGGACTTGCCGGCTGCAAAGGGCTACTGCTCTACTTGGTACGCCAACATGCCCCTCACATGGCGCAGTAAATACGGCTGGGCCACCTTCTGCGGACCTGTTGGCACTCATGGCAAACCTTCTTGTGGCAAATGTCTTTGT GTAACAAACACTGCAACAGGAGATACAAAAAcagtgagaatagtggataagtGCGGCCATGGAGGCATCAACTTGGACGTAAATGTGTTTAGAGAGATCGACACCGATGGGGTTGGATACAAGAAGGGTCACCTTAACGTTGACTACCACTTTGTCGATTGTCGAGATCACTACTATTAA